The proteins below come from a single Halomonas binhaiensis genomic window:
- a CDS encoding TolC family protein yields the protein MNWEDVSSNTLAPPKASSQPLFGKPSHRPGSPGRWASHLRPIALVVALASLPVPAWAISLVEAVNQGLEVHPEVLAAESEAQSAETQVDIAKDSYWPSLSMSAGPENVLDDSKVGYEITATQVLYDWGNIGAQVDGASAEYREKLEALKVTSDEAALDIIEIYLDVLAASARLSAVEDYEARLAKLQGLLTDRDTSGYSDRSESDRATLEVARANEQLSVEMGALDEARQQFRVLVEASPYDLSQPPFVSLLETMEQPDRLEQALLDAPALQRSHAEVDVARSNLDQSKAKLKPQLNLEGSLLNREIGGNMEDDQIVALRLRMEPIQGLSNWREVDSARQRLQAAEWTKSATQRDIRRNLDSLLDQRKVILGRIKQVEQQISSSAAVVDTYREQFQAGFRDIADILSIERERFEAERQKADLAIEKYRLEYQAATQLGMLGQVLK from the coding sequence ATGAACTGGGAAGATGTTTCAAGCAATACCCTAGCGCCACCAAAGGCATCCTCCCAGCCACTGTTCGGCAAACCATCCCACCGCCCCGGAAGCCCGGGGCGGTGGGCCTCTCATTTGCGGCCGATCGCCCTCGTCGTGGCACTGGCAAGCCTGCCAGTGCCCGCATGGGCGATCAGTCTTGTAGAGGCGGTGAACCAGGGGCTGGAGGTACATCCTGAAGTTCTGGCGGCAGAATCCGAAGCACAAAGTGCAGAAACCCAAGTCGATATTGCCAAGGATAGCTATTGGCCATCACTTTCCATGTCAGCCGGCCCAGAGAACGTTCTCGACGATAGCAAGGTCGGCTATGAAATTACCGCCACCCAGGTACTGTACGACTGGGGCAATATTGGCGCTCAGGTTGATGGCGCCTCTGCGGAATATCGTGAAAAGCTGGAGGCCCTGAAAGTCACCAGCGATGAAGCCGCACTGGATATCATCGAAATCTATCTGGATGTCCTGGCAGCCAGTGCACGCCTCAGTGCTGTCGAAGACTATGAAGCACGTCTTGCCAAGCTGCAGGGCCTGCTCACTGACCGCGATACCAGTGGCTACAGCGATCGCAGTGAAAGCGACCGAGCAACTCTGGAAGTCGCTCGTGCCAATGAGCAACTGTCCGTTGAAATGGGCGCTCTGGATGAAGCCCGCCAGCAGTTCCGCGTACTGGTGGAAGCCTCACCTTACGATCTCTCTCAACCCCCTTTCGTCTCGCTGCTCGAAACGATGGAGCAGCCTGATCGACTCGAACAAGCCCTGCTCGATGCTCCGGCCTTGCAGCGCAGCCATGCCGAAGTGGATGTTGCGCGATCGAACCTCGATCAGTCCAAGGCCAAGCTCAAGCCACAACTGAATCTCGAAGGTTCTCTGCTCAACCGGGAAATCGGTGGGAACATGGAGGATGACCAGATCGTTGCCTTGCGCCTGCGCATGGAACCGATCCAAGGGCTTTCCAACTGGCGCGAGGTAGATTCTGCGCGCCAGCGACTGCAAGCCGCAGAATGGACCAAGTCCGCAACCCAGCGTGATATACGCCGCAATCTGGACAGCTTGCTCGATCAGCGCAAGGTGATCCTGGGACGCATCAAACAGGTCGAACAGCAGATCAGTAGTTCCGCGGCCGTGGTAGATACCTACCGCGAGCAATTCCAGGCAGGCTTTCGCGATATAGCAGACATCTTGAGCATCGAGCGGGAACGTTTCGAAGCCGAGCGCCAGAAAGCTGATCTTGCCATCGAGAAATACCGGCTCGAATACCAGGCTGCTACGCAGCTGGGCATGTTGGGCCAAGTATTGAAATAA
- a CDS encoding type I secretion system permease/ATPase, with product MAEWKAASGVEDTLRSGLVLLCRQLGRGATVNQLGDGFPLQAGCLPLSHLPRALRRVEVSGKVEAVSVNKVAKGLLPVLVLLEDGRTVVWADRQEDTAIVLLPESDGGSESWPLEELQRRSSGLIVIARPIFRPDERAEDFAKAEDEHWLKGPIKKCWKDYSEVGVAAFMANLLAISTALFAMQVYDRVVPNEAFSTLWILASGVGIAVLFEFLLRNLRAHILDSTGKALDLHLSSMLFDRVMQLRLAAKPGSTGAFSSQIREFESVREFLTSSTIGAISDLPFVLLFLGVIAFVGGHMVWVPVAAMVLMVLPGLLAQKTLARLSRQCLKEGAVRQGVLLESIENLETVKATRAEGRQLKMWDNLSQDLAEANIRQRTLSTRLSFGASMVQQLAYVGVVITGVYLISAGELTVGALIACTILTSRTVSPLSQVAGMLARWQHVKVAMEGLDNLMEAPVERPADRHFVRRPDLQGNYRLEKVTWQYGEAELPSLSISQLDIQAGERIALLGGNGAGKSTLLRLLAGYFDPSAGNLELDDVSLQHIDPADRRRAIGYLPQDISLFFGSLRDNLLLDGEAKDDSELLDALDAAGLGRFVRRHSMGLDMPIQGNGSVSGGQRQAIGLARILLQDPRIVLMDEPTSAFDQTNEQNVVRFLNTWLEGRTLVVSTHKKSLLALTHRAVVLKEGAVVMDAPQDQIINGNQVRTSAAGQVARVGRQAKGGAASAN from the coding sequence ATGGCGGAATGGAAAGCCGCATCGGGTGTCGAAGACACCCTGCGCAGTGGGCTGGTGCTGCTATGCCGGCAATTGGGGCGCGGTGCCACCGTCAATCAACTAGGCGATGGTTTTCCGTTGCAAGCTGGGTGCCTTCCCCTTTCTCACCTGCCTCGGGCGCTTCGGCGTGTCGAGGTAAGCGGCAAGGTGGAGGCCGTATCTGTCAATAAGGTGGCCAAAGGTCTCCTGCCCGTACTAGTGCTGCTGGAGGACGGGAGAACCGTTGTCTGGGCAGACAGGCAGGAAGACACAGCCATTGTGCTTCTACCTGAGAGTGATGGTGGCAGCGAAAGCTGGCCACTAGAAGAGTTGCAAAGGCGCTCCTCTGGGCTCATCGTGATTGCCCGCCCCATCTTTCGTCCCGATGAGCGAGCCGAAGACTTTGCCAAGGCCGAAGATGAGCATTGGCTGAAAGGCCCGATCAAGAAATGCTGGAAAGACTACAGCGAAGTGGGTGTGGCGGCTTTCATGGCCAACCTGCTCGCCATTTCCACCGCCCTGTTTGCTATGCAGGTCTATGATCGCGTGGTGCCAAACGAGGCCTTTTCGACCTTGTGGATTCTCGCCAGCGGTGTGGGCATCGCGGTACTGTTCGAGTTTCTTCTGCGCAACCTTCGCGCTCACATTCTCGATAGCACTGGCAAGGCACTGGACCTGCATTTGTCGTCAATGCTGTTTGACCGTGTGATGCAACTGCGCCTGGCCGCCAAGCCTGGCTCGACAGGCGCCTTTTCAAGCCAGATCAGGGAATTCGAGTCGGTTCGTGAATTCCTCACCTCCTCCACCATCGGTGCAATCAGTGACTTGCCCTTCGTCTTGCTGTTCCTCGGCGTCATTGCCTTTGTAGGTGGCCATATGGTCTGGGTGCCCGTCGCCGCCATGGTATTGATGGTTCTGCCTGGGTTGTTGGCCCAGAAGACTCTGGCACGCCTTTCCCGCCAATGCCTCAAGGAAGGCGCTGTTCGTCAAGGCGTACTGCTTGAGTCGATCGAGAACCTGGAGACCGTCAAGGCCACCCGTGCAGAAGGTCGCCAGTTGAAGATGTGGGATAACCTGTCCCAGGATCTGGCCGAGGCCAATATTCGTCAGCGCACACTATCCACCCGCCTGTCCTTCGGTGCCAGCATGGTCCAGCAATTGGCCTATGTAGGTGTGGTCATTACCGGTGTTTATCTGATCTCCGCGGGCGAGCTCACCGTGGGTGCTCTGATCGCCTGTACCATTCTGACCTCGCGCACCGTGTCACCGCTGTCCCAGGTCGCAGGCATGCTGGCACGCTGGCAGCACGTCAAGGTCGCCATGGAAGGACTGGACAACCTGATGGAAGCTCCAGTGGAGCGCCCCGCAGATCGTCATTTCGTGCGACGCCCCGACCTGCAGGGCAACTATCGCCTGGAGAAAGTGACCTGGCAGTATGGGGAAGCCGAACTGCCATCGCTGAGCATCTCTCAACTGGATATCCAGGCAGGTGAGCGTATCGCCCTGTTAGGAGGCAACGGCGCAGGAAAGAGCACGTTATTGCGCCTGTTGGCTGGCTATTTCGATCCCAGCGCTGGAAACCTGGAGCTGGATGACGTCTCACTGCAGCATATCGACCCTGCAGACCGTCGCCGGGCCATCGGCTACCTGCCTCAGGACATATCCCTGTTCTTTGGTAGTCTGCGTGACAATCTTCTGCTCGATGGCGAGGCAAAGGACGATAGCGAACTGCTGGATGCACTTGATGCAGCAGGGCTTGGCCGCTTCGTTCGTCGCCATAGCATGGGCCTGGACATGCCCATTCAGGGCAACGGCAGTGTTTCCGGAGGTCAGCGTCAGGCGATTGGTCTGGCCAGGATACTGCTTCAGGACCCACGTATCGTGTTGATGGACGAGCCAACTTCAGCCTTTGATCAGACCAACGAACAGAATGTGGTTCGTTTTCTCAACACCTGGCTGGAAGGCCGCACTCTGGTGGTTTCGACACACAAGAAATCTCTGCTTGCCTTGACTCATCGAGCCGTGGTGCTGAAAGAAGGTGCTGTGGTGATGGATGCCCCTCAGGATCAGATCATCAACGGCAATCAAGTAAGGACATCCGCAGCCGGCCAAGTGGCAAGAGTCGGTCGCCAGGCCAAGGGAGGAGCCGCCAGTGCAAATTGA